The following DNA comes from Candidatus Eremiobacterota bacterium.
TGGGCCTCCGCCGGGAACCTCGGGTTCAAGGGCTCGAAGAAGTCCACCCCGTTCGCCGCGCAGATGGCCGCCGAAGCGGTCGCGCGCAAGGCGATGGACCACGGGATGAAGACCGCCGAGGTCTACGTCAAGGGTCCGGGCGCCGGCCGCGAAGCCGCGATCCGCTCGCTGCAGGCCGCCGGTTTGGAGATCACCCTCATCAAAGACGTCACGCCGATCCCGCACAACGGCTGCCGGCCGCCGAAGCGCCGCAGAGTGTAAGGGAGTTGTAGGAAAACGATGGCCCGTTACACCGAAGCCGTGTGCCGACTCTGCCGCCGCGAGACCGCGACCAGCAAGACCGGCGAAAAGATCAAGCTCTTCCTCAAGGGCGACCGCTGCCTGTCCAAAAAGTGCGCCGTCGAGCGCCGCGGAACCGCGCCGGGTCAGAAGACGCAGAACACCAAGACGCGTCAGAAGATCTCCGAGTTCGGCCGCCAGCTCCGCGAGAAGCAGAAGATGCGCCGCTACTACGGCGTGCTTGAGAACCAGTTCTCGAACTACTTCCGCGAAGCGCAGCGCGTCAAGGGCAAGACCGGCGCGACCTTCCTGCAGCTGCTCGAGCGCCGTCTCGACAACGTCATCTACCGGCTCAACCTCGCGCAGAGCCGCGCCCAGGCGCGCCAGCTCGTCACGCACCGCCACTTCCGCTTGAACGGGCGCATCGTCAACGTGCCCTCGATCATCGTGAAGGCCGGCGACGAAATCACGATCACCGACCGCTCGAAGTCCTCGGACTTCTTCGCCGGCGCGATCGAGACCGCGAAGAACCGCCGCCACCCTGAGTGGCTCGAGTTCAACGAGACCGACGCTTCATCAAAAGTGCTGGCGCTCCCGAGCCGCGAGCAGATCGATACCCCGGTCGACGAGCAACTGATCGTCGAGTACTACAGCCGCTAATCCTTAGACCAAACCACACCACCGTTAGGCGTCCGATCGTGGATCGAGCGCGGCTCGCATCTGCGGATAACGTAAACGGAGAAAGACCACACCGAACAACATGACCGTCCTCGAAGCGCCCGCCGGCGCCAACATCGAAGTTCGCGAACGCCGCGAGAACTACGCCAAGTTCGTGATCGAGCCGCTCGAGCGCGGCTTCGGCATCACCCTCGGCAACGCGCTGCGCCGCGTCCTGCTCTCCTCGATCCCCGGCGCCGCCGTCACCTACGTCAAGATCGACGGCGTCCTGCACGAGTTCTCGACGATTCCCGGAGTCGTCGAAGACACCGTCGACCTGCTGCTCAACCTCAAGGGACTGCCGATCAAGCTGAACACGGAAGACCCCAAGGTCCTCCAGCTCAGCGCGAGCGGCGCGAAGGAAGTCACCGCCGGCGACATCCAGCCGGACGCCGACGTCGAGATCCTGCAGCCGAACTACCACCTCGCGACGCTCTCGAAGAAAGACGCGAAGCTCTCGATGGAGATCGGCGTCGAGAAGGCGCGCGGCTACGTCACCAGCGACAAGCAGCGCAACATCGAGCACATGATCGGGCTCATCCCGATGGACTCGATCTTCTCGCCGATCCGCAAGGTCAACTTCAGCGTCGACGACACGCGCGTCGGCCAGTCGGTCGACTTCGACCGCCTCACGCTGGAGATCGAGACCAACGGCTCGATCTCACCCGACGACGCGCTCTCGGAAGCGGCCCAGATCCTTACCGAGGAGCTGCGGCTCTTCATCGGCTTCTCGACCGAAGAGAAGCCGGTGCAGACCGCGCCCGCCAGCGAGTGGGACGTGCCGGTCGAGACGCTCAACCTCTCGGTGCGCTCGTTCAACTGCCTCAAGCGCGCGGGGATCTCGAAGGTCTCCGAGCTGCTCGACATGACCGAAGACGAAATCATCAAGATGCGCAACTTCGGCAAGAAGTCGCTCGACGAGATCAAGCAAGTCCTGGAGGAGCGGGGACTCTCGCTCCGCCAAGCGTAGAGGAATCATGCCGCACCAAGTCGCCAACAAGCGTCTCTCGCGCACGGACGGTCATCGCAAGGCGCTGCTCCGCAACCTCGCGACGTCGTTCTTCAAGCACGAGAAGATCGAGACCACCTCGACCAAGGCCAAGGAGATCTCCAAAGTCGTCGACCGCCTCATCACGCAGGCGCGGCGCGGCGGGCTCCACTCGCGGCGGCTGGTGGCCTCCTACCTGACCGAAGAGGCCGTCGCGAAGAAGCTGTGCGAGCAGATCGCACCCTCGCTGAAGGACAAGCCGGGCGGTTACACCCGGATCACCAAGTCCCGCGTCCGCCCCGGCGACGCCGCGGAACTCTCGATCCTGGAGCTCGTGAAGTAGTCTCGTAGCACCGTCTCGGCCGCCCGGCCCCCTAGCCAGCGGCCGAGAATCTGCTACAGTAGGGGCTACCCCCGTATGCTAGTGACCGCGGACGACCCGCTCAGTCTCACCTCGATTACGCGATCGTTCGTCGCGGACAGCATCACGCCGATCTCCGCCTACCTCGCCCTGGCCCAGCCGGGGCGTTCGTGTATGCTGGAGTCGGTCCACGGGACGGAGCGGATCAGCCGCTTCTCGTTCATCGGCCTCGACTACCTCGACGCGTTCGGCGTCGACCGCGACCCGCGGATGCTCGAGCGCATTCGCGCCGCGATCGGCCGCTACAGGCTCGACCGCGACGACCTTCCGTTCCCCGGCGGCGCGGTGTGCGTGTTCACCTACGACGCGGCGCGCGCGCTCGAGCCCGTCCTGCGACAAACTCTGGACGACGGTGGCGTTCCGCCGGCGGACGTGCGGTTCGGGGACGCGCTGGCGGTCATTCCGGGGACGTGGCTGGTGTTCGATCACTTTACGCACCGGCTCACGCTGATCGGCTTCGCGCGCGAGGCGAGCGAACACGAGGCCGTCAACGCGCGGCTCGACGCGTACGCCGCGCGGCTGCTCGGCCAGCGCCCGACGGTGCCGGGCGCGGTGCGCGCCGACGGCCCGGTGAGCGCGTCGATGGACGAGGCGACCTTCCTGGAGCGCGTCGCGCAGGCGAAGCAGCTGATCTACGACGGCGAAGCGTACCAGCTGCAAGTCGGGATTCGTTTCTCGTGCCCGCTGGCGGGGACGGCGTTCGACTTCTACCGCGAAATTCGCGCGCGCAACCCCTCGCCGTACATGTTCTTCGTCGAGCACGAAGGGCGCGCGGTGTTCGGCGCCTCGCCGGAGTTCCTCGTGCGGCTCGACGGGCGCACGGCGCGGATTCGCCCGCTCGCCGGAACGCGCCCGCGCCACGCCGATCCGCAGGTCGACGCGCGGATCGCCGATGAGCTGCTCCACGACGAGAAGGAGCGCGCCGAGCACGTGATGCTGGTCGACCTCGCGCGCAACGATCTCGGCGCGGTGTGCCGCACCGGCAGCGTGCGGGTTGACGAGCTGATGGTGATCGAGCGCTACTCGCACGTCATGCACATCGTCTCGAACGTCGTGGGCGAGCTGCGCGAGGACAAGGACGCGCTCGACCTGTTCGCCGCCTCGTTCCCGGCCGGCACCGTCACCGGGGCGCCGAAGATCCGCGCGATGCAGCTGATCGACCGGCTGGAGCCCGTCGCGCGCGGCTTCTATGCCGGCAGCGTCGCGCACTTCGACTTCGACGGCGACCTCGACTCGTGCATCATCCTGCGCTCGGTCGCGGTGGCGAACGGGCGCGCCTACTGGCAGGCGTCGGCCGGGATCGTCGCCGACAGCGTCCCGCAGACCGAATACGCCGAAGTGTTCGCGAAGACCGGCATCGTCCGCGCCGTGCTGGGGATCGTTTCGTGACGCGGTTGCTGCTGGTCGACAATTACGATTCCTTCACGTGGAATCTTGCGCATTTGTTCGGGGCGGTTGAGGGGGTCGAGGTCGAGGTGGTTCGCAACGACGATCCGTGCTTGGACGACGGCGTTACGGCGCGCTACGACGGTGTGATCGTCGGGCCGGGGCCCGGCCGGCCGGCAGACGCGGGGCGCACGCTTGGGATCGTGCGCGAAGCGGCGCGCGAGCGCAAGCCGTTGTTCGGGGTGTGCTTGGGGCTGCAGGCGATCGGCGAGGCGTTCGGCGGGCGCGTTGTGCACGCGCCGCGACAGATGCACGGGAAGACTTCGGAGATCATCCATGATGCGCAGGGCCTTTTCGCGCAGATACCCTCGCCGTTTACGGCGACGCGGTATCACTCGCTCGTGGTCGACCATGACGGTTTCCCATCGGTGCTGCGGGCGAATGCGGCGAGTGAGGATGGGGTGATCCAGGGGCTCGTCCACCGCGAGCTGCCGATCTCGGGAGTGCAGTTCCATCCGGAATCGGTGCTGACGACGGCCGGTCGCGCGCTCGCCGAGAACGTCGTTCGGGAAATGCGCGCGTGACGGCGCCCGACCCCTATCCCCCGCTGCTGCGCGGCGTCCTTGCGGGGCACCATCTGTCGTCGGATGAGATGGCAAGCACGATTGGCGCGATCATGGACGAAACGCTCTCGCCGGTGCGCGCGTCCGCGCTGCTCGCGGCACTGGCCGCGAAGGGCGAGACGGTCGACGAGGTGGTCGGCGCGGCGCGCGCGATGCGCGAGCGGAGCGTGCGCGTCGAGCACGGCTTGCCGGTGGTCCTCGACGTCGTCGGAACCGGCGGCGACAACGCGCACACGATCAACATCTCGACGATGGCGGCGTTCGTCGTCGCGGGCTGCGGCGTTCCGGTCGCCAAGCACGGCAACCGCGCGGCGTCGAGCGCGTGCGGAAGCGCCGACGTGCTCGAAGCGCTCGGCGTCGACATCGACCGCTCGCCGGACGCGTCGGCGCGCGTGCTGCGCGAGCACAACATCGCGTTCTTGTTCGCCCAGCGCCAC
Coding sequences within:
- the rpsK gene encoding 30S ribosomal protein S11, with protein sequence MAAKKQTKTRKKREFKNVGAGVAHIHSSFNNTIVTITDNTGSTIAWASAGNLGFKGSKKSTPFAAQMAAEAVARKAMDHGMKTAEVYVKGPGAGREAAIRSLQAAGLEITLIKDVTPIPHNGCRPPKRRRV
- the rpsD gene encoding 30S ribosomal protein S4; protein product: MARYTEAVCRLCRRETATSKTGEKIKLFLKGDRCLSKKCAVERRGTAPGQKTQNTKTRQKISEFGRQLREKQKMRRYYGVLENQFSNYFREAQRVKGKTGATFLQLLERRLDNVIYRLNLAQSRAQARQLVTHRHFRLNGRIVNVPSIIVKAGDEITITDRSKSSDFFAGAIETAKNRRHPEWLEFNETDASSKVLALPSREQIDTPVDEQLIVEYYSR
- a CDS encoding DNA-directed RNA polymerase subunit alpha, which gives rise to MTVLEAPAGANIEVRERRENYAKFVIEPLERGFGITLGNALRRVLLSSIPGAAVTYVKIDGVLHEFSTIPGVVEDTVDLLLNLKGLPIKLNTEDPKVLQLSASGAKEVTAGDIQPDADVEILQPNYHLATLSKKDAKLSMEIGVEKARGYVTSDKQRNIEHMIGLIPMDSIFSPIRKVNFSVDDTRVGQSVDFDRLTLEIETNGSISPDDALSEAAQILTEELRLFIGFSTEEKPVQTAPASEWDVPVETLNLSVRSFNCLKRAGISKVSELLDMTEDEIIKMRNFGKKSLDEIKQVLEERGLSLRQA
- the rplQ gene encoding 50S ribosomal protein L17; this encodes MPHQVANKRLSRTDGHRKALLRNLATSFFKHEKIETTSTKAKEISKVVDRLITQARRGGLHSRRLVASYLTEEAVAKKLCEQIAPSLKDKPGGYTRITKSRVRPGDAAELSILELVK
- a CDS encoding anthranilate synthase component I family protein; amino-acid sequence: MLVTADDPLSLTSITRSFVADSITPISAYLALAQPGRSCMLESVHGTERISRFSFIGLDYLDAFGVDRDPRMLERIRAAIGRYRLDRDDLPFPGGAVCVFTYDAARALEPVLRQTLDDGGVPPADVRFGDALAVIPGTWLVFDHFTHRLTLIGFAREASEHEAVNARLDAYAARLLGQRPTVPGAVRADGPVSASMDEATFLERVAQAKQLIYDGEAYQLQVGIRFSCPLAGTAFDFYREIRARNPSPYMFFVEHEGRAVFGASPEFLVRLDGRTARIRPLAGTRPRHADPQVDARIADELLHDEKERAEHVMLVDLARNDLGAVCRTGSVRVDELMVIERYSHVMHIVSNVVGELREDKDALDLFAASFPAGTVTGAPKIRAMQLIDRLEPVARGFYAGSVAHFDFDGDLDSCIILRSVAVANGRAYWQASAGIVADSVPQTEYAEVFAKTGIVRAVLGIVS
- a CDS encoding aminodeoxychorismate/anthranilate synthase component II, whose protein sequence is MTRLLLVDNYDSFTWNLAHLFGAVEGVEVEVVRNDDPCLDDGVTARYDGVIVGPGPGRPADAGRTLGIVREAARERKPLFGVCLGLQAIGEAFGGRVVHAPRQMHGKTSEIIHDAQGLFAQIPSPFTATRYHSLVVDHDGFPSVLRANAASEDGVIQGLVHRELPISGVQFHPESVLTTAGRALAENVVREMRA